The Pyxidicoccus xibeiensis DNA segment TCCCGAGCAGGCCGTGCGTGCGCTATTGAGCGCCCTGCCCTCCTCTCTTGCCGGAGTCTCTCGTGCGACCTGAAGACCTGCTCACCCGCGCGCCCTCGGCGGATGCCGTGGCGCGTGAGACGCGGAAGCTGCCCCGCCCGTCGGAGGAAGCGAACGAGACGCTGCGCCGCGCACTGGAGGCCGCCGCCCGCCCGCCGACGCCCGCACCCTGGCCGGCGCTGCTCCAGGAAGCGCGCGGGAAGATGGACAGCCGCTACGCCGAGCCGGCGACGTCCCACCGCGGCGGCGTCGCGGGTCCGGCGCTGGTGCTGGCCAAGCGCGCCTTCCGGCTCGTGTTCCAGCCCTTCATCAACGAGGCGCTGAGGAAGCAGGTCGAGTTCAACGAGTCCATCCTCGACGCGCTCGCCACCATCCACGACGTGCAGCGCGAGCACGCGCGCACCCAGGCCGCGTGGCGGCAGGAGCTGGAGCACCGGCTGGCCCGCCTCGAGTCGGCGGCGGGGACAGGCCCCTCGGGGCCCGCCGACGCGGCCACCCCCTCCGAGCCCCTGCCTCGTGAGCAACCTGCTCGGGGCCAGCGCCGGAAGAAGGCCCCTCCGGGCATCTGACTGTCGGAACGACGCGTCGCGAACCCGCTCCAGCGACGCGGGCTCGAGGGCTCCCCACCCGCTCGCACTACGCCCTCATCCCCGCCCCCCTGAGCGAGCCCCATTCGGGCATGAGACGACAGCCGGTCTGGGGCAGGTCGTACTCAGGCTTCGCGAAGCGCCCCTGACGCCGACGACCTGCCGGCATCCGCCCACCCGCTGACGCGAGGGTGAGCACCTCCCACCGGCCTACCGGCGCGGGCCGCTGAACCGCGCGGCCCTGCCCGCTGCGTGGACAGCAGCCCCAGCAGCGCGAGCCCGAGCAGCCACGTCGCGGCGCCGCCAGACTGCGTGCAGCCGCAGCCGCTCGACTCCTCGGGCGGCGGCGGCGGGCTCGTCCCGGCGTCCGTGCTGCCACCGTCCGGCGTCCCCGCGTCCGAGCCTCCCTCCGCGCCCACCGTCACCCGCACCTCGAAGGTGCAGGTCCGGCGGTTGCCGCTCGCGTCCGTGGCCGTCACCTCCACCTCGGTGGTGCCCGGGGTGAAGACGCTCCCGCGCTCGGGCGCATACGTCACCGTCGGCGTGGACACCGCATCCGTGGCCTGCACCTCTGGCCACGTCACCGCGACGCCCGCCTCCGACTCGGCCACCGCGGACTGCGCGGGCAGGCACTCCAGGGCCGGTGCCACCGTGTCCCGCACCGTGACGGTGAACCTACACGTCGCCACGTTGCCCGCTCCGTCCGTCGCGGTGGCGCGCACCTCGGTGGCCCCCAGCGCGAAGCCGCTGCCCGACGCATGGCTGTACGTCACCGTGGGGCTCCCGTCCCCATCCGTGGCCGTGGCCGGCGGATACGTCACGGCAGCGCCCGCACCGCTCGTCGCCTCCGCCACCTGCGCCTCCGGGCACGTCACCGTCGGAGGCTCGGCGTCCTCCTCCGTCCAGCTCATGGCCCACAGCTCCATGCCCGACGTGGGGTGCCAGGCCGGGAAGAAGATGCGCTGCCCGGAGCTCACCAGCCAGGCCGGCGACGACGAGGCCACTCCCGGGGCGATATCCGCCACACGCACCGTGCCCTCCGCCGTGCCGTTCGTCCTCCACAGCTCCAGGCCCGAGGCCCCATCCGACGCGGCGAACACGAACGGCCCCTTCGCTCCCAGCCGGAGGAAGCCCGTGAGCCCCATCGCCGTGGCGCCATCGGCCCGGACGTCCTTCACCTTCACCGTGCCCGCCTCGGTGCCGTCCGTGCGCCAGGGCTGGTAGCCCGTCGCGCCGTCATCCGCCCAGAACAGCAGCCCGCTCCCGAAGGGCGTGAGGCGGAGCGGCGGAGGCGTCGTCGCGGACGCGCCGAACGTCCGGATCTTCACCATCGTCGTGCCTTCGCACTTCCAGAGCTCGGGCGGACCGTCCTCCGACTCGACGGTGAAGAAGAGCGTCCCACCCACCACGGCCGTGTTCGACAGGCTCGGCACCTTCCAGCTCGGAGAGGCCACCGGCCCCACGGCGCGCGTGCCCGCCTCCGTTCCATCACTCGTCCACAGCTCCTTCCTTGCCGGGCTCGTCCCCGGCAGGGAGAGCCAGAAGTAGAGCCGGCCGTTCACGGCCACCATGTGGTGGAGGGTGACGGGCTGCGTGGCGTCATACAGCTCCTTCACCCGCACCGTGCCCGCCTCGGTGCCATCGCTCATCCACAGCTCGTCGCGGTTCCAGCCGGCGGTGCGGGCGAAGAAGACCCGCGAGCCCACCGCGGTCAGCAGCCGGGGATGCACCTCGGGGAACTGCGGGGGAAAGGCCTTGACGAGCCGGGTTCCCCCGGGCGTCCCATCGGTCATCGACAGGCTGTCGCCGTCGAAGTTCCACTGCGTGAAGAAGACCCGTCCACCCGCCGCCACGGGCGTCCGATACGGCTCTTCGACGAAGTCCACGGACGCCAGCCTCTGGAGCGCCTGTCCCGTCGCGTCCACGCTCCACAGGGCCCGCGCCCCGGCGTCAAAGGCCGCGAAGAGCAGCCGCTCGCCCAGCCGGGTGTACGACGTGGGGGTGTAGAGGACCGTGGTGTCCCCGCCCACGGCGGTCGTCCCGCCGGAGGTGCCGTCACTCCGCCACAGGCGCTCGAACTCCCCGTCCGTCCCGGTAAAGAAGAGCGCCCCGCCCAGGTCCACGCCCGCGCCACGCCACTGCGGGACGCCGCTCCGGAGGTACTTCGCGAGCGTGGCGAGCCGGCCCGTCCCGGAGGCCGTGCCCGTGCTCCGCCAGAGCTCGTCGTCGGTCGACCAGAAGAGCAGCGCCCCCTGTGACCAGGTGCCCAGCAGCTCGCGGAAGCCGTGCCGGGTGGACGTGTTGTTCGACAGCCGCACCGTGCCCTGGGGCGTGCCATCCGTCTTCCACAGCTCGACTCCGTGGGTGCCGTCATCGGCCAGGAAGTAGAGCGCACCGGGAGCGGAGATGAACGCCACCTGCTCCAGCGAGTCGAACGGCGAGGCCGTCCCCGGGGCCACATCCGCGACGCGGGTGGTGCCCTGTGCCGTGCCATCCGTCTTCCACAGCTCGTTGCCGGCCTGGGCGTCATGTGCCGCGAAGTAGAGCGCGTTGCCATGGAGCGTGAAGCCATGGGGCCAGGAGCCCTCGGTGCCCGGGTAGAGGTCGGCCAGGCGCGCGGTGCCCGCCACCGTGCCGTCGCTCCTCCACAGCTCCTGCCCGGCCTCGGCGTCCGAAGCCCCGAAGTAGACGTTACCGTCCAGGCAGGCAGGCCGCGTCAGCGCCCGGAGTTCACGCAGCTGGAAGGTCCCTGCCGAGGTGCCGTCCGTCCTTCACAGCGCGTGGACGTTCTCACCGAGCTGCGCCGTGTACAGGGCCTTCCCGCCACACTCGATGAGTCCTCCCACGAAGTTGAAGTCGAAGCCCGGCACGGGGTCGCTCAGCAACACGGTGCCCTCCGTGGTGCCGTCGGTCTTCCAGAGGGACAGGCCCTGGGTGGCTCCCGCCGAGGTGAAGACGAGCGTGTCCCCGACCCACGCGGCGGAATGGCCACCGACGACTCCTGTCTCGACCTGCTCCGAGTGCAGCAGCACCGTGCCGTCCGGAGTGCCGTCGCTGCGCCACAGGGCGAAGCCCGCGCTGGTGCGCGCCGGGTCGGTCGTTCCGAGGAACAGCGCGCCATTGCGCTGCGTCAGGAAGGTCCCGTCGGCATGGAGTGGCTTCACCAGCCGCGTCCCCTGGGTCGTGCCGTCGGTGCTCCACAGGCCGTCCTGATAGACACCGTTCCCCGTGGCGCCCGCGAGGAAGTACACGCGCCCGTTCATGACTACCGCGTTGGACGGGTCC contains these protein-coding regions:
- a CDS encoding ELWxxDGT repeat protein, translated to MNVGHGLRSLWSATLVACLGTGCSEQKTPEAARIEDSRGETSAPLLGTPSQVKDLNPGSQPDNFLHPAGFFIELGNTVLFAATDKVHGRELWRTDGTAAGTSLVLDLFPGPTGSDPSNAVVMNGRVYFLAGATGNGVYQDGLWSTDGTTQGTRLVKPLHADGTFLTQRNGALFLGTTDPARTSAGFALWRSDGTPDGTVLLHSEQVETGVVGGHSAAWVGDTLVFTSAGATQGLSLWKTDGTTEGTVLLSDPVPGFDFNFVGGLIECGGKALYTAQLGENVHAL
- a CDS encoding HYR domain-containing protein, with protein sequence MAGTARLADLYPGTEGSWPHGFTLHGNALYFAAHDAQAGNELWKTDGTAQGTTRVADVAPGTASPFDSLEQVAFISAPGALYFLADDGTHGVELWKTDGTPQGTVRLSNNTSTRHGFRELLGTWSQGALLFWSTDDELWRSTGTASGTGRLATLAKYLRSGVPQWRGAGVDLGGALFFTGTDGEFERLWRSDGTSGGTTAVGGDTTVLYTPTSYTRLGERLLFAAFDAGARALWSVDATGQALQRLASVDFVEEPYRTPVAAGGRVFFTQWNFDGDSLSMTDGTPGGTRLVKAFPPQFPEVHPRLLTAVGSRVFFARTAGWNRDELWMSDGTEAGTVRVKELYDATQPVTLHHMVAVNGRLYFWLSLPGTSPARKELWTSDGTEAGTRAVGPVASPSWKVPSLSNTAVVGGTLFFTVESEDGPPELWKCEGTTMVKIRTFGASATTPPPLRLTPFGSGLLFWADDGATGYQPWRTDGTEAGTVKVKDVRADGATAMGLTGFLRLGAKGPFVFAASDGASGLELWRTNGTAEGTVRVADIAPGVASSSPAWLVSSGQRIFFPAWHPTSGMELWAMSWTEEDAEPPTVTCPEAQVAEATSGAGAAVTYPPATATDGDGSPTVTYSHASGSGFALGATEVRATATDGAGNVATCRFTVTVRDTVAPALECLPAQSAVAESEAGVAVTWPEVQATDAVSTPTVTYAPERGSVFTPGTTEVEVTATDASGNRRTCTFEVRVTVGAEGGSDAGTPDGGSTDAGTSPPPPPEESSGCGCTQSGGAATWLLGLALLGLLSTQRAGPRGSAARAGRPVGGAHPRVSGWADAGRSSASGALREA